TCGGCCAAAATGAGTGCCGGGAAGAACCGCCACACCGGCTTCATTTAAAAGATAATCGCTGAGTGTCTGACAATCCACGCCGGTGTCTTTAACATTGGGGAAGACATAGAAAGCACCTTTTGGCCGTCGGCAGCTTATCCCCGGTATTTGATTCAAGCCATCAACGATTAGATCCCGTCTCTTCTTGAATTCAGCCGTCATTGCGGGAACGCTATTCTGAGGACCAATCAACGCCTCAATACCGGCATGTTGTATGAAAGGCGCCGTACAGGACACGCTGTTGGTGATAAGGCGAACCACAGGCTCAACCAGTAACGGCGGCATAACTGCATACCCAAGGCGCCAGCCCGTCATAGCGTATGTCTTGGAGAACCCGTTGAGCAGTATGGTTCGGTCCAGCATACCGGGCAGACTGGCAATGCTGAACGGCTTCCCTTCATAAACGATATATTCATATACTTCATCCGATAGAATAAGAAAATTGTGTTGCTGGGCGATTTCAGCGATAGCCCGAATATCTGTTTCCTCCAGAACACTACCGGTAGGATTTTGAGGAGAATTAAGCACCAGGAGCTTGGTACGAGGGGTAACCAGCGCTTTCAGCTCATCAATATCAAACC
The Chloroflexota bacterium DNA segment above includes these coding regions:
- a CDS encoding pyridoxal phosphate-dependent aminotransferase, giving the protein MQLAERMSRLGTETAFQVLARAQALEAKGKDIVHLEIGEPDFDTPKHIREAATKALEKGYTHYCNSQGIMPLRNEIAKQMQKTRGVPIDPERVVVTPGAKPIMFYSILALLDKGDEAICPNPLYPIYESMINFTGAKAIPLPLHEELDFRFDIDELKALVTPRTKLLVLNSPQNPTGSVLEETDIRAIAEIAQQHNFLILSDEVYEYIVYEGKPFSIASLPGMLDRTILLNGFSKTYAMTGWRLGYAVMPPLLVEPVVRLITNSVSCTAPFIQHAGIEALIGPQNSVPAMTAEFKKRRDLIVDGLNQIPGISCRRPKGAFYVFPNVKDTGVDCQTLSDYLLNEAGVAVLPGTHFGRYGEGYIRLSYATSLENIQKGLDRIAKAVKQLAKNR